The following coding sequences are from one Paenibacillus sp. FSL R5-0912 window:
- the pknB gene encoding Stk1 family PASTA domain-containing Ser/Thr kinase, with the protein MIGHELGGRYQVIERIGGGGMALVYRAHDILLNRNVAIKVLRNQFVHDEEFIRRFRREAQSAASLSHPNVVSIYDVGQEDEVHYIVMEYIEGKNLNEIIKERAPLQVDESVRIASQICDALDHAHLNQIIHRDIKPHNILIGRNGRVKVTDFGIARAVTSTTITQTGSVVGSVHYFSPEHAKGVTTGEKSDLYSLGIVLYQMLTGVLPFLGESPISVALKHLQEEFEEPRLLNPLIPQSVENVILRSMRKNPEERYQSAKQMLQDLETCLLPERRSESKVLFDDEEDEDRTRVIPAIKPLQRGLGSRGGGGEERVRSMEDAPPPPPGKRKSGRAALWISLTLILLIAMGGVVWYVNSKLSVDEVAVPVVTGISFEQAKAALEEVGLFAEEPPVQAYNPNFAENIVWKQSKTDTMVKEGTHIILTVSTAKVLPKLKDVSNMSYDDAVKELIALGIAQDRISSPDERFSEEFDKGKVISSEPAANSEYDPETVTVKLIVSKGEESTNMPGLLGMTEKEARAAIEKAGLVLDEIKEEPSFTYEKGEVTKQWAYEEGDQVPPGEKITIYLSSGYPPEALEYTFNVPVAPAVDGQKSKIRIVFADARNNGENQEWGTRTIGKSQTLSVNMVLAPNKDGMVSVYRDGEFLETYPITYVDVKNNNVQTPEPPPVQTQAPEPTVTPTEAPVEPTIEPEILPPGTGEGNETGTGDQTGFVPGKDNNNKLLAASPGNGKGKGKNK; encoded by the coding sequence ATGATCGGTCACGAATTGGGCGGCCGCTACCAAGTCATCGAACGGATCGGTGGAGGTGGCATGGCGCTCGTCTACAGAGCCCATGACATTCTGCTCAACCGGAATGTTGCTATCAAAGTATTGCGCAACCAGTTTGTGCATGATGAGGAATTCATCCGCCGGTTCCGGCGGGAGGCGCAATCAGCTGCATCGTTATCTCATCCAAATGTAGTCAGCATTTACGATGTCGGCCAGGAAGATGAAGTCCATTATATTGTTATGGAATATATTGAAGGCAAGAATCTTAACGAAATCATTAAAGAGCGGGCTCCGCTGCAGGTTGACGAGTCCGTGCGGATTGCATCACAAATTTGTGATGCGCTTGATCATGCGCATCTGAATCAGATTATTCACCGCGATATTAAACCTCATAATATTCTGATCGGCCGTAATGGCCGGGTTAAAGTAACGGATTTCGGGATTGCCCGGGCGGTTACGTCCACTACCATAACCCAGACGGGTTCCGTGGTCGGTTCCGTGCATTATTTCTCGCCTGAGCATGCCAAAGGCGTGACCACAGGAGAGAAGAGCGACCTCTATTCTCTGGGAATCGTGCTCTATCAGATGCTTACCGGGGTGCTGCCTTTTCTGGGGGAAAGCCCGATTAGTGTAGCGCTGAAGCATCTGCAGGAGGAATTTGAGGAGCCGCGCCTGCTGAATCCGCTGATTCCGCAAAGCGTGGAGAATGTAATCCTGAGATCCATGCGCAAGAATCCGGAAGAAAGGTATCAGTCCGCCAAGCAAATGCTGCAGGATCTGGAGACCTGTCTGCTGCCAGAACGGCGGAGCGAGTCCAAGGTCTTATTCGATGACGAAGAGGACGAGGACAGAACGCGGGTAATTCCTGCAATCAAACCGCTCCAGCGGGGGCTGGGCAGCCGTGGCGGCGGTGGAGAGGAACGTGTCCGCAGTATGGAGGATGCTCCGCCTCCTCCACCCGGCAAGCGCAAATCGGGCCGCGCGGCGCTGTGGATCAGTCTTACCCTTATCCTGCTGATCGCCATGGGCGGGGTCGTCTGGTATGTCAACTCCAAATTGTCCGTGGATGAAGTGGCGGTGCCGGTTGTTACCGGTATTTCATTTGAGCAAGCCAAAGCTGCCCTAGAAGAGGTGGGCTTGTTCGCAGAGGAGCCGCCCGTGCAGGCGTACAACCCGAATTTTGCAGAGAATATCGTCTGGAAACAGAGCAAGACTGACACGATGGTCAAGGAAGGAACGCATATTATCCTTACGGTAAGTACCGCCAAGGTTCTGCCTAAGCTTAAGGATGTTTCTAATATGAGCTATGACGATGCAGTTAAGGAACTAATTGCACTGGGAATTGCACAGGATAGAATCAGCAGTCCGGACGAACGTTTCAGTGAAGAATTTGACAAGGGCAAAGTAATCAGCTCTGAGCCTGCGGCAAATAGTGAGTATGATCCTGAGACTGTAACGGTTAAGCTAATCGTGAGCAAGGGCGAAGAGAGCACGAATATGCCGGGCCTCCTTGGAATGACGGAGAAGGAAGCCAGAGCAGCGATTGAGAAAGCCGGCCTTGTGCTGGATGAGATTAAGGAAGAGCCAAGCTTCACTTATGAGAAGGGCGAAGTCACGAAGCAGTGGGCATATGAGGAAGGGGATCAGGTTCCCCCTGGAGAGAAAATAACCATTTACCTCAGTTCAGGTTATCCTCCGGAAGCACTGGAATATACCTTTAACGTACCGGTTGCACCTGCAGTGGACGGACAGAAGAGCAAAATCCGTATTGTCTTTGCAGATGCGCGTAATAATGGCGAGAACCAGGAGTGGGGTACACGCACGATTGGCAAAAGTCAGACCTTATCCGTGAACATGGTGCTTGCTCCCAACAAGGACGGAATGGTGTCTGTATACCGGGACGGGGAATTCCTCGAGACTTATCCTATAACTTACGTGGATGTCAAGAATAATAATGTGCAGACGCCTGAACCGCCTCCGGTTCAGACTCAGGCACCTGAGCCGACCGTTACACCTACTGAGGCTCCGGTTGAGCCGACGATCGAACCTGAGATTCTGCCGCCGGGCACCGGAGAGGGCAACGAGACAGGTACAGGTGATCAGACGGGCTTCGTACCAGGTAAAGACAACAATAATAAACTGCTTGCCGCTTCCCCTGGAAATGGCAAGGGCAAGGGCAAAAATAAATAA
- the rsgA gene encoding ribosome small subunit-dependent GTPase A, whose protein sequence is MPEGIIIKALSGYYYVKPLKDGLIATEEQAVQCRGRGILKKRGIAPLVGDRIIYMLTENGEGMVDELLPRDSELIRPQVANVKLAVLLFSVREPDMNLNLLDKFLVHIEHSGLDTLIVLTKQDLADDEGQATEAVKALYEQIGYEVMVTSSLNGSGADELRKRLGGIISVFSGQSGVGKSTLLNRLVPGLELETGEISMRLGRGRHTTRHVELMDIGNGGFVADTPGFSQLDFLELGVDELSECFREFASYAENCKFRGCSHLHEPGCKVIEALQAGEIADSRYEHYKLFYNEMKDKKRRY, encoded by the coding sequence ATGCCTGAAGGAATCATTATCAAAGCGCTGAGCGGATATTACTATGTGAAGCCGCTTAAGGATGGACTCATCGCAACGGAGGAACAGGCTGTACAATGCCGGGGACGCGGAATACTGAAGAAAAGAGGAATAGCCCCTCTGGTAGGTGACCGGATTATCTATATGCTGACCGAGAACGGGGAGGGGATGGTGGATGAACTGCTCCCCCGTGACTCTGAACTGATCCGTCCGCAGGTAGCGAACGTGAAGCTGGCCGTACTGCTGTTCTCTGTACGGGAACCGGATATGAACCTCAACCTGCTGGACAAATTTCTCGTTCACATCGAGCATTCAGGACTGGACACGCTGATTGTATTGACCAAGCAGGATCTGGCGGATGATGAGGGCCAGGCTACAGAAGCAGTCAAAGCTCTCTATGAACAAATTGGCTATGAAGTAATGGTTACGAGCTCACTAAACGGATCAGGTGCTGATGAGCTGCGGAAGCGATTGGGCGGAATCATCAGCGTATTCTCAGGCCAGTCCGGCGTAGGAAAGTCAACCCTGCTGAACCGCCTCGTACCTGGCCTTGAGCTGGAGACAGGTGAAATCAGTATGCGGCTTGGCCGCGGGCGTCATACGACGCGTCACGTTGAATTGATGGATATCGGGAATGGCGGTTTCGTGGCCGATACACCAGGTTTCAGCCAGCTGGACTTTCTGGAGCTGGGTGTGGATGAATTGTCCGAATGCTTCCGTGAGTTCGCTTCCTATGCGGAGAATTGCAAATTCCGCGGCTGCAGCCATCTTCACGAACCGGGCTGCAAGGTGATAGAAGCATTGCAGGCTGGAGAGATTGCGGATAGCCGCTATGAGCATTACAAGCTGTTCTACAACGAAATGAAAGATAAAAAGCGGAGGTACTAA
- the rpe gene encoding ribulose-phosphate 3-epimerase: MVIIAPSILSADFAALGAEVKEAEASGADWIHVDVMDGHFVPNITLGPAIVAAVKAHTSLPLDVHLMIENPERYIADFAAAGAAVITVHAEACVHLDRVVHQIKELGLMAGVAINPGTPAAAVREVLEDVDLVLVMTVNPGFGGQAFIPRTLHKITQLREWAGEMNHKGLRIEVDGGIAEATAPLVAQAGADVLVAGNAVFGRSDRAGAIRAIREAADGAVL, translated from the coding sequence ATGGTTATTATTGCTCCTTCCATATTGTCGGCAGATTTTGCCGCACTTGGCGCAGAAGTCAAGGAAGCCGAAGCCAGCGGTGCAGACTGGATTCATGTAGATGTGATGGACGGTCATTTTGTGCCGAATATAACCCTGGGTCCTGCCATAGTGGCAGCGGTCAAGGCTCATACTTCCTTGCCGCTGGATGTTCATCTGATGATCGAGAATCCGGAACGGTATATTGCTGATTTTGCCGCCGCAGGGGCGGCTGTAATTACCGTCCATGCCGAAGCTTGTGTACACCTGGACCGGGTGGTTCATCAGATCAAGGAGCTCGGCCTGATGGCCGGTGTGGCGATTAATCCGGGTACTCCAGCAGCGGCTGTGCGTGAGGTTCTCGAGGATGTTGATCTGGTGCTGGTCATGACAGTGAATCCGGGATTTGGCGGACAAGCCTTCATTCCGCGTACGCTGCATAAGATTACACAGCTAAGAGAATGGGCCGGTGAGATGAATCACAAGGGGCTGCGCATTGAGGTGGACGGAGGAATTGCCGAGGCTACAGCGCCACTCGTGGCTCAAGCAGGGGCAGATGTATTAGTAGCGGGCAATGCGGTCTTCGGACGCAGTGACCGTGCAGGTGCAATCCGGGCGATCCGCGAGGCGGCGGATGGTGCTGTCCTTTAA
- the spoVM gene encoding stage V sporulation protein SpoVM, producing MKFYTFKLPRFLGGFVKAILNTFQKS from the coding sequence ATGAAATTTTACACGTTCAAGCTGCCAAGATTTTTGGGAGGTTTTGTTAAAGCGATTTTGAACACTTTTCAGAAGAGCTGA
- the rpmB gene encoding 50S ribosomal protein L28 produces MSRKCTVTGKKPGSGNHVSHANNRNRRSWGVNVQKVRILVNGKPKRVYVSTRALKAGKVERV; encoded by the coding sequence ATGTCCCGCAAATGTACAGTAACAGGCAAGAAACCGGGCAGCGGCAACCACGTGTCTCACGCAAACAACCGCAACCGTCGCTCTTGGGGAGTTAACGTTCAGAAGGTCCGTATCCTAGTGAACGGCAAACCGAAACGCGTGTACGTCAGCACCCGTGCTTTGAAAGCCGGTAAAGTTGAACGCGTTTAG
- a CDS encoding DAK2 domain-containing protein: protein MSKRSINGTDFTAMVLAGAEKLQQHAEHVNSLNVFPVPDGDTGTNMNLTMTAGANELKKNNTASVGQCAGVLSKGLLMGARGNSGVILSQLFRGLGRYAAQYEELNTQQFAAALQTGVDTAYKAVVKPVEGTILTVAKEAARHAVYYARRTTDVTELMTEVLAKAKEALANTPELLPVLKQVGVVDSGGQGLVYIYEGFHQYLTSGSAAVQTPVQGQASVPAPIPAAVLTKPENVLSSVQSSAQSQLSTEDIEFLYDMEFFINRQLGASVKSDFDEEVFRKALSVNGDSIIVISDDETIKVHVHSKTPGEVLNLALLHGEITQIHILNMREQHRDLLTAGMDIAPMPDVFADIPEEKASIQSPAVPPADDLAPYGFIAVSSGDGISDIFRSLGVDAILAGGQTMNPSTEDFVNAISSISAKHIYILPNNSNIVLAAQQAKELLEGERDITVIPSKSIPQGISAAFAFQEEEAVDANTSNMLEAIAQVKSGQVTNAVRDTVIEELEIKAGQYIGISNSKIVAAADELLAVSKQLLASMLVNGDEIVTVLTGADTEADVTDSLSTWLEETYPQVEVEVHDGGQPLYYYLFSVEP, encoded by the coding sequence TTGAGTAAGCGTTCTATAAACGGGACAGATTTTACCGCAATGGTACTCGCCGGTGCGGAAAAGCTGCAGCAGCATGCGGAGCATGTCAATTCTTTAAATGTTTTTCCGGTTCCGGATGGAGACACGGGAACAAACATGAATTTGACGATGACCGCTGGCGCGAATGAATTGAAGAAAAATAATACTGCCTCTGTAGGCCAATGTGCAGGAGTACTCTCCAAAGGACTCTTGATGGGCGCGCGGGGGAACTCCGGCGTTATTTTGTCGCAGTTATTCAGAGGTCTTGGACGTTATGCAGCCCAATATGAAGAATTGAACACGCAGCAGTTCGCTGCAGCACTGCAGACTGGCGTTGATACAGCCTACAAAGCAGTGGTTAAACCGGTTGAAGGCACGATTCTTACCGTCGCCAAGGAAGCTGCGAGACATGCAGTGTATTATGCGCGCCGTACAACGGATGTTACTGAGCTGATGACCGAGGTTTTGGCCAAAGCCAAGGAAGCGCTAGCCAATACACCTGAACTTCTGCCTGTGCTCAAGCAGGTCGGTGTTGTGGATTCCGGCGGGCAGGGTCTGGTCTACATCTATGAAGGTTTCCACCAGTATCTGACCAGCGGATCAGCCGCTGTACAGACACCTGTACAAGGACAAGCCTCAGTTCCTGCACCAATTCCTGCAGCAGTACTGACTAAACCTGAGAACGTATTGTCCTCCGTACAGTCTTCCGCCCAATCCCAGCTTTCTACGGAAGACATCGAATTTTTATATGATATGGAATTTTTCATCAACCGCCAGCTTGGCGCATCTGTGAAATCAGATTTTGATGAGGAAGTTTTTCGGAAAGCGTTGTCAGTTAACGGTGACTCCATCATCGTAATTTCGGATGATGAGACCATCAAGGTGCATGTGCACTCGAAGACTCCCGGCGAGGTGCTTAACCTGGCGCTGCTGCATGGTGAGATCACACAGATTCACATTCTTAATATGCGTGAGCAGCACCGCGATCTGTTGACAGCCGGAATGGATATTGCTCCAATGCCGGATGTATTCGCCGATATTCCGGAAGAGAAGGCCAGCATACAGTCGCCGGCAGTTCCTCCTGCGGATGATCTGGCGCCATACGGCTTCATCGCAGTCTCTTCGGGAGATGGAATCTCTGATATCTTCCGCAGCCTTGGCGTGGATGCCATCCTGGCCGGCGGCCAGACGATGAACCCGAGCACGGAGGATTTCGTTAATGCGATTTCTTCTATTTCAGCGAAGCATATCTACATTTTGCCGAATAACTCCAATATAGTACTGGCTGCGCAGCAGGCCAAGGAGCTGCTGGAAGGCGAACGTGACATCACGGTTATCCCTAGCAAGAGTATTCCCCAGGGAATCTCGGCCGCCTTTGCTTTCCAGGAAGAGGAAGCGGTAGATGCCAACACGAGCAATATGCTGGAGGCAATCGCACAGGTCAAATCGGGACAGGTTACCAATGCCGTGCGGGATACAGTCATTGAAGAGCTGGAGATCAAAGCCGGGCAGTATATCGGAATCTCGAACTCCAAGATCGTTGCTGCCGCCGATGAACTGCTTGCTGTAAGCAAGCAGCTGCTGGCTAGCATGCTGGTGAACGGTGACGAGATTGTAACGGTGCTGACAGGTGCAGATACCGAAGCAGACGTTACAGATTCCCTCAGCACATGGCTGGAAGAAACGTATCCGCAGGTTGAAGTAGAAGTTCATGATGGAGGCCAGCCGCTGTATTACTATCTTTTCTCAGTGGAGCCATAG
- a CDS encoding DegV family protein, with amino-acid sequence MNRTVIVTDSTSDIPPALADQYGIEVVPLTLMFGEEAFRDNLDMTPEQFYERLPRSPQLPTTSQPSPVEYMNVYRSIQERYPGSPILSFHISSGLSGTYQSAVLAKSMLEEEGESVTVVDSLSASYGFGFMVVEAARLAGQGKAPEEILEQVESLRKSRKLYFLVDTLEYLQKGGRIGKASAILGTLLNIKPILSIDAEGIIYAVEKVRGRKKAVARMIELFKADLPGVNKINVAVGHTAEPASGEEFLRELSGHFTLEEKVLTNIGPVVGSHVGNGTLAVFIWPA; translated from the coding sequence ATGAATCGTACCGTAATCGTTACCGACAGCACTTCCGATATCCCGCCTGCCTTGGCGGATCAGTACGGCATTGAAGTCGTTCCGCTGACACTGATGTTCGGCGAAGAGGCTTTCCGGGATAATCTGGATATGACTCCGGAGCAGTTCTATGAGCGTCTTCCCCGCTCGCCGCAGTTGCCGACCACCTCACAGCCGTCGCCGGTCGAATATATGAACGTGTACCGCAGCATTCAGGAACGTTATCCGGGCAGTCCGATCCTGTCCTTCCATATCTCCTCCGGACTTAGCGGAACCTATCAATCTGCTGTCCTGGCCAAATCCATGCTGGAAGAGGAAGGGGAGTCGGTCACCGTGGTTGACTCCCTGTCCGCTTCCTACGGATTCGGGTTCATGGTAGTGGAAGCCGCTAGATTGGCCGGGCAGGGTAAGGCGCCGGAGGAAATTCTGGAGCAGGTAGAGAGTCTGCGCAAGTCGCGCAAGCTGTACTTCCTGGTGGATACGCTGGAATATCTCCAGAAGGGCGGCAGAATCGGCAAAGCGTCCGCCATCCTGGGTACGCTGCTCAATATCAAGCCGATCCTGTCGATCGATGCAGAAGGAATCATCTATGCGGTAGAGAAGGTTAGAGGCCGCAAGAAGGCAGTTGCCCGCATGATCGAGCTGTTCAAGGCGGATCTGCCGGGTGTGAACAAAATCAATGTGGCCGTGGGTCATACGGCTGAACCGGCTTCCGGCGAAGAATTCCTGAGGGAATTGTCCGGGCATTTCACCTTGGAAGAGAAGGTACTGACCAACATTGGACCTGTCGTAGGCAGCCATGTCGGCAACGGGACCTTAGCCGTATTCATCTGGCCCGCCTAG
- the recG gene encoding ATP-dependent DNA helicase RecG, with amino-acid sequence MVLALESIEVKQITGVSAQKQGELHAFGVFTVKDLLEYYPFRYEDFRPKSLSEVKHGDKATLVAKVIGIPVLQRFGGKSRMSCKMVAEPWMFTATWFNQHYAREQLTVGREVVLTGKWDQKRNQITVTNYEFPDRGEGKTGTLQPVYSVGGKITQSWIRKVIGQALQQYGELIPEILPHSIMRKYDFMSRKKAIATIHQPEDTREGQQGRRRMVYEELFLFQLKVQAFRVLNRGRMDGVVHTVDNATVRQFVRSLPFELTDAQKHVELEILHDMRSGHCMNRLLQGDVGSGKTVLAAIALYATVRSGFQGALMVPTEILAEQHMRSLTRMFEPFGITVGLLTGSVTGRKRKDLLASLQLGMLDVVVGTHALIQDDVFFRSLGLVVTDEQHRFGVNQRSVLRRKGYNPDVLTMTATPIPRTLAITVFGDMDVSTLSERPKGRVPITTYWVKPDLMERVLNLISREIDQGRQAYLICPLIEESEKLDVQNAIDLHVQMSQAFPGYKVGLLHGRMTPAEKDEVMRAFYSNEVQLLVSTTVVEVGVDVPNATLMIIMDADRFGLSQLHQLRGRVGRGEHTSYCVLMADPKSEIGRERMTAMTDTDDGFEVSRRDLELRGPGDFFGTKQSGLPEFRLADMTADFETLELARDDAAELLRDAAFWTSADYAPLRGYLQQEQIFQGDLID; translated from the coding sequence ATGGTGCTGGCTTTGGAATCCATTGAAGTGAAACAAATAACTGGCGTGAGCGCTCAAAAGCAAGGTGAGCTTCACGCCTTTGGCGTCTTTACAGTGAAGGATTTGCTGGAATACTACCCGTTCCGTTATGAGGATTTCCGGCCTAAGTCTCTTAGTGAAGTTAAGCATGGGGATAAAGCAACCCTGGTAGCTAAGGTGATCGGCATTCCGGTGCTGCAGCGCTTCGGGGGCAAATCACGTATGAGCTGCAAGATGGTGGCCGAGCCGTGGATGTTCACGGCAACATGGTTCAATCAGCATTATGCACGTGAGCAGCTGACAGTGGGCCGCGAAGTAGTATTAACCGGGAAATGGGACCAGAAACGCAATCAGATTACCGTAACCAATTATGAATTTCCGGACCGGGGAGAAGGCAAGACAGGAACCTTGCAGCCGGTGTACTCTGTAGGCGGCAAGATCACTCAGTCATGGATCCGCAAAGTCATAGGCCAGGCCCTGCAGCAGTATGGAGAGCTGATTCCGGAAATACTGCCGCACAGTATTATGCGCAAATATGATTTCATGTCGCGTAAAAAGGCGATTGCCACTATCCATCAGCCGGAGGATACACGCGAAGGTCAGCAGGGAAGGCGCAGGATGGTCTATGAAGAGCTATTCTTGTTCCAGCTCAAGGTACAGGCCTTCCGTGTACTAAACCGCGGCAGAATGGACGGTGTGGTCCATACAGTGGATAACGCTACAGTTCGCCAGTTTGTGCGGAGCCTGCCGTTTGAACTGACGGACGCCCAGAAGCATGTAGAGCTGGAGATTCTGCATGACATGCGCTCAGGGCATTGTATGAACCGGCTACTGCAAGGCGATGTAGGCTCCGGCAAAACCGTGCTGGCGGCAATCGCACTGTATGCCACTGTAAGGTCAGGGTTCCAGGGGGCACTGATGGTGCCGACTGAAATCCTGGCAGAGCAGCATATGCGCTCGCTTACGAGGATGTTTGAGCCGTTTGGTATAACCGTCGGTCTGCTGACCGGGAGTGTGACCGGACGCAAACGTAAGGATCTGCTGGCTTCCCTGCAGCTGGGAATGCTGGATGTGGTCGTCGGAACCCATGCGTTAATACAGGATGATGTCTTCTTCCGCAGTCTGGGGCTTGTAGTCACGGATGAGCAGCACCGCTTCGGGGTGAACCAGCGCAGCGTCCTGCGGCGCAAGGGCTATAATCCGGATGTGCTGACGATGACGGCAACCCCGATTCCGCGTACGCTGGCGATCACTGTTTTTGGCGACATGGATGTGTCTACACTGTCGGAACGGCCGAAGGGACGCGTACCGATTACGACCTACTGGGTGAAGCCCGATCTGATGGAGCGGGTGCTGAATCTGATCAGCCGCGAGATAGACCAGGGCCGGCAGGCCTATCTGATTTGTCCGCTCATTGAGGAGTCGGAGAAGCTCGATGTGCAGAATGCGATTGATCTGCATGTTCAGATGTCTCAGGCTTTCCCGGGATACAAGGTAGGGCTGCTTCACGGGCGGATGACACCTGCGGAGAAGGATGAAGTAATGCGTGCCTTCTATAGCAACGAAGTGCAGCTGCTGGTCTCTACGACGGTCGTAGAGGTGGGGGTGGACGTGCCGAATGCCACGCTGATGATCATCATGGATGCCGACCGCTTCGGCCTGTCCCAGCTGCATCAGCTGCGCGGACGGGTTGGCAGAGGGGAGCATACTTCCTACTGCGTGCTGATGGCAGATCCCAAATCTGAGATTGGCAGAGAGCGGATGACGGCCATGACGGATACGGACGACGGCTTCGAGGTGTCCCGGCGTGATCTGGAGCTGCGGGGACCGGGGGATTTCTTCGGGACGAAGCAGAGCGGGCTGCCGGAATTCAGGTTGGCGGATATGACAGCCGATTTCGAAACGCTGGAGCTGGCGCGCGATGA